The genome window CTAGTATTGGCAGGAGGGATATTTCCTGCAGCGTTGAAGAAAATGGGTACGTTGATATATTTGACCCAACTCTGTGGATAACGTCGGTAGATCAGGTACACAATCACCGTCACCACGGGCTGAAGCTATCAGCAATTATACAATATATGAGGAGCAGGTCAAACATACACCGATGAGAAAGAAGTACATCAACGAGTGATAGACTTGCCCGGACTGGAACATCCGCTGTGGTCCAATGGTACCCCAGATCAGACTGGCGTTGTACATCACCTTGGCGCCGGCGCAGGTAAAACGCTGGGCATTGTCGGTGTCGCATAGCCCCGAAATATttcccatcatccagcgGAGCACTGCCCCCAATCAGCTTGAGCTTATTGCTAGGTAGTGATATCCTTACCTCCTGTCTGAGTCATCGTGGCGAGGATACTGGCATATATCTGTCCGAAGAACAGAACACGGGGAGGAATTTTCTAGACCCGTTAATACTTGCAGCCTGCGATCTATCGGCTAGACCTACCATGTACTGCCCCATTTTGAGGTCTTGAGCAAAGTCCATCCCGTGTTTGACGGCATTATACCCGTAACACTTAACCATCATGTTGGCGATGGGCTTGCCCGGCCAGGCGTAACCGGCAATCAGCTCGgtgataatattaagaaagaTGCGCTGGTTTGTTGTCCCCTCGAGGATGCCTTCTGGTACAATGAGGACCACGCCCATTCCGCAGCACACCACGATGAAACCCCAGACCGGCAAACCCGTCTCCCAATACTTCGTGGTGAGGATTCCCAGGCCCGCCATGACAACGAACAATGCGCCGTACCACCAGTCCGGGACCTCAGGGTAAGCACGCATCAAGCGACGATGGATATCTTCACCACCGTGACGAGCGTTCTTGAACTTGGCCCAGATCTCCGATCCGTTGTAAAGGTAGGTGTGAACCACGATAGCTGTCACCGCCGCGAAGGACAAGCCGTAGGTGAGCGAGTACGACATGGAAATATACATTGGCGAATACTCTTTGTATTTACTGAGGACAAAGTCCCCGTTAGAGTCGACGACTCGGGTCACATTGTATTCGCTTCCGGTGTTGTcgaaggtggaagaagagagcaaAGGCAGGCTGAGCATGCTGTTAACAGACATCTTCCATGTGTATTCAAGGTTGGACACTCACTATGCGCTAAACCAGACATCCTTGTAGTATAGGAttggggagaggaagaggtagAAAAAGACTACCACGGCAAAGGCATTGCAGGTAATGTAGAAAGGGGTCATAAGAGGGTATCCGGCGTAGTTAATCTGCGTCCAGTCTAGACTGAGCGGCAGCAGCCCCAAACCCGAGTTCATCTACCCATGTCAGCAAGCCCATGAAAATATACTGTATGGAAGACTTACACCAAAGATAGTGTTGACCTTCTGGTTGTGCGGTGCGATCCAAGTGACGAATGCAAACGCGCTAAGAGTTGTCCAGATGTAGTCGGGGAACCAGTAGATGGCAAAGGCAAACAGAGTCGCGTACCCAAAGAAGCTATACCGACTCAGTCTCCAACCATTGGCGGGTGCCGTATTTTGTGGCTCATGCAGGGCGCGAAACAAGACCGTGGAGGACAGAGATTGAGGCCAGATCAAGGCCGCAGGGTAGACGAGCCAACGCCGGCACATTCCAGCAAGGCCGAACCTATATTGTCAGGCAGGCGTGCTGGTGAAAAGTACAATAGGGACACTTACCCCATCATTTGCGATGTCAAGAGGTATAGGAATGAGAATCCCGCCCCGTAGTCCTTGCCCCAATATTGCGGCATAACGATGGCTACGAGGGAGCCGGAGGCATAAGCAATTGAGGCACTGATGTTCACACACTGGTTCAATTAGACTTTGGGGTACAAACGCCATAGTAGACTTGATGGCCCTTACAATGGTAATAAGTGCATGCTCCTTGATGCTGAACGGCCCCGGGTTCAAGTCAAAGGACAATCTTCCAAGAGGTATCCTCCATCGCGGCAGCCTCTCCCATGCTCGTCCGATGGGGTAGACGAGTAACTGAGCGACAACATATTGGACAGTGAGGGATGGCTAAACAGTTAGTTCCAGACACCACTTACAAATGGAGGTTCGGACGTACATATCGTAGACTGAAAAATTGATTGACTGCCGCGAAGACCATAACGAATATCGTGGTCAGAACCCATGCCCGGAATGCTGTGTCACATCAGTATGTTGGCCAGTACACCCCCTCCATTCGCCTGGACGGGATTGACTGACTGTTGCACGGTAAGGTAGGATCATCGGTGTTTGGCACACAGGCGGCGACTTCTGGAACTGCACACCTGCTATCAGTAAAGAACAATATCAGTCAAACAGGCCAGCAATGCTCACAAGGCGATTGGTCCCCCTCAACGTTCCACTTGAAGGCCTCGAGAGGAGTAAGCTCCTTCTGTTCGGCGATAATGTTCTGCCTTTTTAGGTCATCATTCTCCTCGAGCAGCTCGGCGTCCACGTCGGTAACACCAGCTTGCTTAGTCTCGATGGCATCTTTGGCCTCATTTTCTGGATGATGAACCGAATCCATGCCTGCTGCCTCCTGAGTAACAAAGAGGACAACGTTTGGCGCAGGAGCGACCGAATGAGCAAGCCTTTGTAGGAGATATGCACCGAGGTCAATAATATTACCTAGAAGCGCCCATAAACCCCGCGGATACCTGCATCTTATCTGTCACAACGATCGAGCAGGTACCACAAAAGTAGCAGGAGTAGCTGCAGTCTGGCGATAGTCCCACCGTAAATGATAACAACCCGCAGGTGAAGCACACCATCCTATCGGGGGAGACGCTTAGCAGATTGGCTCCCTTGCTCCTAACCCCAGCAGGCCAAGACCGACCGTGAAGCTCTAGCGGATGCAGTGTCACCAACCGTGAAGGTTTGTGATAACATGCCGTTCAGTCCACGAGTCATATCCACTTTCAATGGTGGCATCGGAGCGCCCGACACCGGATGGCCATTGTGCATATTCCGGCGCAGTTCTGGAATCCCGCGCGAAGTTTTAGCCAGAGCAGTCGCCATATGGCAGGCAGCAAACAGTCAGGGTTGACGAGCCCTACCAAACACCATTGGGGTCAACTCTTGCGTCTTCCATACTAAAGGAATTTATTAAGGTGGTCCGACGTTGATTCTGTGTTTTGGCGTTGGATGGCGTGCTGGAGCACCGCGTTGACTGGCCTTATCGCCGACAGCGCTGAGGGGCCAGGATGGAGCTAAGGATGGAAGCTAATCGATGGTCGATCAACCATCTCCTTCAAGCTTGTTAGCACGTTTATCTATTATCGGAGTTCAGTTTATTGGCCCCGAGTCTCCGAATCCTGATCAGGGCTATTGGCTACTCCATTCCCCGCTTTTCGAGAGGTATTCTCCCGGGAGCCATCGCGCTCATGCCCTTGTCACTCCCTGCAGCGGGTGGCAATCGTGTGATCAATTCACGCTTATTTGCTCCCTTTTAAAGTGATAAAATGCGGATTAGTGTGTTGGACTGGGGTAGTACCCCGATTCAGGTCTTACATTCCCATCAGCCGACATCCTGGTTAGTAGAATGCAGCTAAGGCAACGCTGAGATGTAGGGAGCTGACAGGTGATAAGATGTCATATTTGTCTCTTTTACTAGAGTTTACATGGTCCCCACAACTACTCTGACACCACGTTTGCAGATAGACACTCCTCTTGCATCCACAGTGGCATGGTCTCGACGAGGCCCAGCGATGACGAACACCGTCAGTGCGTGGATTCTTGTGCCCAGGCGTACGGAGTTCTATCCCAAGAGAGAAGGTCTGGCCAGTGGCCGCGGACGCCAGCCTTAACAGTTTTAGTCCAGACAAAAATGGGGGTGAGAATTCCAGCGGGTGCTCCCAAGACAAGGCCAATACACGACAAGCATTGTGGAAAGAATAAACATGGCCATGGCTCACCTACActtggaaggaagaagaagcatctTTCTCTTGATTGGATCGTTTTGCGCCAGATGGTGTCCGAGCGAGCGATAGCAGAACCTTCAGCTGCGGTCAATGCCGATCGCCCTCTTGTCCCGGTCAGCTGGCCATATTCAACCCAAAGCTGCATATATACAGACAGTTGGCTGGTTAATTTTCTAAAGGATACTTTCTCGAGTAATTAAAGTCGGTCGCCAGAACTTTTGCCGATCGCGCTGCTCAAAAGTCGGACGACAAAAGCAACCCTTCCTCCAAGTCAAACTGGGATGGGCGAGTCAAGTACCACTTTTGGGGTGTATGAGCCGAGGTTGCATTATAACCATGCTCATCGGTCTCACTTTTTGTTCTTTGGGTAATGCATCCCTTGCACCGACCTCACCTACTGTGTGAACTTGAGTGCAGTAAGGGAAAGGCCGTTCAACAATCCTCGGCTCTCTGTTGGTCTCAAATGCAAAAAAGCAAGGAGTTCTGATATATTAGCCGAGTCAAGCAATAATCAACCCGCCCGCCGAGCGGTACGATGTCAGAATACGCGCCTTGAAATGTGGTCCGTCATAATGCCCAGCAGGTACCAATCTGATGTGAAGGACTGTCTGGTAATTGCCAGAATATTTCAATGTTGTCGTCGCATACAATATTTCCACTGCCTACAACCTGAACTAGGAGCATGCCACCTATAAGAACGATAGGCATAGAGCCAAGCCGTGGGGACGGCGGATGATGGGCCGCATATGAGATCAGCGATAACGGTGGAGAGCGATAAACATCGTCGCAAACCAGTGTCTGCCCCTCCAACATAGCATTATAACGTTCTATAAGTGTCAGTTCGAGCAGTGCCGCCACTCATCTTGTACGTCGCATCTCTACGTGGATCAGCCATGCGGGAAGCAGTAGGTGGACATGCGGCTGCTCACCGCGACTCCACATCACCGCCGCAGCAGATCGAACTTAGACtcagggatggatggatcggTGTGACTGATCCGAAGGAAAGGCGCAGGTTGCAGAACAAGTTAAATCAGAGGGCCCGAAGTGGGTTGGCGAACGAGTCTCTGCCGAGCGGGCTGGCTGACCATCCAGTTAGGGCGCCGTCAGCACTTGACTGAAGCGCTGCCCGAAAGCTCTGAGCCATACTATCCTCACGCATGGTCTACAACGGCGTCGACGCCCTGTCAACTCGATTTTCAATGTTTGGATGAACTCCGTATGATGCCAGATATATGGCTGCCGATGAGGCGCTGTCAATGTTCGCCATGATTGGACCACGATGTCTAGCAACAATCGGTCGGGAGGCTCTCCTGCCACCTGCATTACAGCCCACAGAGATTCAACGCACTGTACCCCATCATCCCTGGCTTGACCTCATTCCCATATCTAAGATGCGCGACAACCTGAGTCTAATGGAGAATCTGATGGACGATGGCCAATTGTGTCGGGATATGTGCGGCTACCACTCTCAGGTACTTCGGGCGGGGCGTGGATGTCAAACGGGGATAGGAGAAACGGGAGTGATCGTGTGGAAAGACCCCTGGGATCCTGCTGGCTAGGAGATTACCGAGACTTTCTTCCAATTGTGGGGATGGAGCGTCAAGGATTGCTGGGATTTGTTTCGTTCGACTAATGCATGGCGGTTGCGTCGGGGAGAAAGGCCACTCCTTGCAATACCTTGTGCCAGtaattactagtagtgaAAATGCATATGCTTCCCGAATATACTATGTCATCTGTCGCTTTGATAATCTAGAGGAAGTGCCAT of Aspergillus luchuensis IFO 4308 DNA, chromosome 7, nearly complete sequence contains these proteins:
- a CDS encoding uncharacterized protein (COG:T;~EggNog:ENOG410PFPV;~InterPro:IPR004813,IPR004648;~PFAM:PF03169;~TransMembrane:16 (o85-105i112-130o158-180i192-210o216-235i255-272o328-351i406-425o458-475i482-500o512-528i567-587o639-657i664-680o686-703i715-738o);~go_process: GO:0055085 - transmembrane transport [Evidence IEA]) codes for the protein MDSVHHPENEAKDAIETKQAGVTDVDAELLEENDDLKRQNIIAEQKELTPLEAFKWNVEGDQSPFPEVAACVPNTDDPTLPCNTFRAWVLTTIFVMVFAAVNQFFSLRYPSLTVQYVVAQLLVYPIGRAWERLPRWRIPLGRLSFDLNPGPFSIKEHALITICVNISASIAYASGSLVAIVMPQYWGKDYGAGFSFLYLLTSQMMGFGLAGMCRRWLVYPAALIWPQSLSSTVLFRALHEPQNTAPANGWRLSRYSFFGYATLFAFAIYWFPDYIWTTLSAFAFVTWIAPHNQKVNTIFGMNSGLGLLPLSLDWTQINYAGYPLMTPFYITCNAFAVVVFFYLFLSPILYYKDVWFSAYLPLLSSSTFDNTGSEYNVTRVVDSNGDFVLSKYKEYSPMYISMSYSLTYGLSFAAVTAIVVHTYLYNGSEIWAKFKNARHGGEDIHRRLMRAYPEVPDWWYGALFVVMAGLGILTTKYWETGLPVWGFIVVCCGMGVVLIVPEGILEGTTNQRIFLNIITELIAGYAWPGKPIANMMVKCYGYNAVKHGMDFAQDLKMGQYMKIPPRVLFFGQIYASILATMTQTGVLRWMMGNISGLCDTDNAQRFTCAGAKVMYNASLIWGTIGPQRMFQSGQVYHSLMYFFLIGPVVTVIVYLIYRRYPQSWVKYINVPIFFNAAGNIPPANTTQYSLWFIFGFLFNYLIRKRALAWWKKYNYLFQAAMDTGTAIATIVIFFALGYTNTTFNWWGNTVGSNTDDQNSVPWLTVPAGGHFGKGPGEF
- a CDS encoding DUF3425 domain-containing protein (COG:S;~EggNog:ENOG410PQBQ;~InterPro:IPR021833;~PFAM:PF11905), producing MAADEALSMFAMIGPRCLATIGREALLPPALQPTEIQRTVPHHPWLDLIPISKMRDNLSLMENLMDDGQLCRDMCGYHSQVLRAGRGCQTGIGETGVIVWKDPWDPAG